The Ananas comosus cultivar F153 linkage group 2, ASM154086v1, whole genome shotgun sequence genome contains a region encoding:
- the LOC109704561 gene encoding aspartyl protease family protein 2-like, giving the protein MFGNKSSSKGPVAVEMDLCLLFLAFSLLLSTGSSLSNVSNGLCSSKLMEGHHHLNSSGGLHLTLHHPQGPCSSPPPSPLPFSTVLLHDAARARSFLRPRRSAASAASSPLTPGASLGVGNYVARIGLGSPATSYSMVVDTGSSLTWLQCSPCVVSCHPQLGPVFDPAASATYRRVPCSASQCSALRSACIYQATYGDSSFSLGLLSADTLSLARRTFPGFVYGCGQDNEGLFGRSAGLIGLARNNLSMLYQVAPKLGSLSFSYCLPTPKSTGFLSLGPYADVAASRVSYTPMAPSDLDPTLYFVRLARVAVAGTPLDLAPEEYAALPTILDTGTVITRLPRGAYAALSKAVAAALKGRARPAPAYAILDTCFRGRAGALGVPEVELAFEGGATMRLPAENVMVDVDSRTTCLAFAPASRVAIIGNRLQQTFRLVFDVARSRIGFAAAGCG; this is encoded by the exons ATGTTTGGAAACAAAAGCAGCTCTAAAGGTCCTGTGGCTGTGGAGATGGACTTGTGCCTTCTCTTTCTtgccttctctctcctcctaaGCACAGGTTCTTCTCTTAGCAATGTTTCCAATGGTCTCTGCTCCTCCAAACTCATGG AAGGGCACCACCATCTGAACAGCTCCGGCGGGCTCCACCTGACCCTCCACCACCCGCAGGGCCCCTGCTCGTCCCCTCCTCCGTCTCCCCTCCCCTTCTCCACCGTCCTCCTCCACGACGCCGCCCGCGCCCGCTCCTTCCTCCGCCCGcgccgctccgccgcctccgccgcgtcgTCCCCGCTCACCCCGGGCGCCTCCCTCGGCGTGGGCAACTACGTCGCCCGCATCGGCCTGGGCTCCCCTGCTACATCCTACTCCATGGTGGTGGACACGGGGTCCTCCCTCACTTGGCTCCAGTGCTCCCCCTGCGTCGTCTCCTGCCACCCGCAACTCGGCCCCGTCTTCGAccccgccgcctccgccacctACCGCCGGGTCCCCTGCTCCGCCTCCCAATGCTCCGCCCTCCGCTCCGCCTGCATCTACCAAGCCACCTACGGCGACAGCTCCTTCTCCCTCGGCCTCCTCAGCGCCGACACCCTCTCCCTCGCCCGCCGAACCTTCCCCGGCTTCGTCTACGGCTGCGGCCAGGACAACGAGGGCCTCTTTGGCCGCTCCGCCGGGCTCATCGGCCTCGCGCGCAACAACCTCTCCATGCTCTACCAGGTCGCGCCGAAGCTGggctctctctccttctcctacTGCCTCCCCACGCCCAAGTCCACGGGCTTCCTATCCCTCGGCCCCTACGCCGACGTCGCCGCCTCGCGCGTCTCCTACACCCCGATGGCGCCGAGCGACCTCGACCCCACGCTCTACTTCGTGCGCCTGGCGCGCGTCGCGGTGGCGGGGACGCCGCTCGACCTCGCGCCGGAGGAGTACGCGGCGCTCCCCACGATCCTGGACACCGGCACGGTGATCACGCGGCTGCCGAGGGGCGCCTACGCCGCGCTGAGCAAGGCGGTGGCGGCCGCCCTGAAGGGCCGCGCGCGCCCGGCGCCGGCGTACGCGATACTCGACACGTGCTTCAGGGGGCGGGCGGGGGCGCTGGGGGTGCCGGAGGTCGAGCTGGCCTTCGAGGGCGGGGCGACGATGAGGCTGCCGGCGGAGAACGTGATGGTGGACGTCGACAGCCGGACGACCTGCCTGGCCTTCGCGCCGGCCAGCAGGGTGGCGATCATCGGGAATCGCCTGCAGCAGACCTTCCGCCTGGTCTTCGACGTCGCCAGGTCGAGGATCGGCTTCGCCGCCGCCGGGTGTGGGTGA